A region from the Acipenser ruthenus chromosome 13, fAciRut3.2 maternal haplotype, whole genome shotgun sequence genome encodes:
- the LOC117418090 gene encoding alpha-2A adrenergic receptor-like, which produces MFNVANQSLKEAFSAMDCPSCNYSQTINDTEPGEKGAPYSIHITVSLIILVGILILLTLFGNVLVVIAVFTSRALKAPQNLFLVSLASADILVATLVMPFSLANELMGYWYFGKVWCEIYLALDVLFCTSSIVHLCAISLDRYWSITQAIEYNLKRTPRRIKCIIFIVWVISAVISFPPLISMEKEQGKQEDPRCKINDEKWYIISSCICSFFAPCIIMILVYIRIYQIAKKRTRVPPSKRNNDEVDRKQNGFMDKDCPEKLNGEEEDPAGDQEMDGEDLEESSSSDHNVSNPCSIKKKSNKTRGKARTKLSQIKPGDNLPKREEEPAVKVSRWKGRQNREKRFTFVLAVVIGVFVVCWFPFFFTYSLTAICLSCNVPETLFKFFFWFGYCNSSLNPVIYTIFNHDFRRSFKKILCKGDRKRVV; this is translated from the coding sequence ATGTTCAACGTAGCGAATCAATCACTAAAAGAAGCATTCTCTGCAATGGACTGCCCCAGTTGTAACTATAGCCAGACGATCAATGACACTGAGCCAGGTGAAAAAGGGGCTCCCTACTCCATCCACATCACTGTATCCCTGATCATTCTAGTGGGGATCCTCATTCTCCTTACACTGTTTGGCAACGTCCTCGTTGTTATAGCAGTGTTTACAAGCCGGGCATTGAAAGCCCCACAAAACTTATTTTTGGTCTCTTTAGCATCTGCAGATATCTTGGTTGCCACCTTGGTCATGCCCTTTTCCCTGGCCAATGAACTAATGGGCTACTGGTACTTTGGCAAAGTCTGGTGCGAGATCTATCTGGCCTTGGATGTCTTGTTTTGCACATCTTCAATCGTCCATCTGTGCGCCATAAGTCTGGATAGGTACTGGTCCATCACCCAGGCCATTGAGTACAACCTCAAGAGAACTCCACGAAGGATCAAATGCATCATATTTATTGTCTGGGTGATCTCGGCAGTCATATCCTTCCCACCCTTAATTTCAATGGAAAAAGAACAGGGGAAGCAAGAAGACCCACGCTGTAAAATCAACGACGAAAAGTGGTACATCATCTCCTCCTGTATATGCTCCTTTTTTGCCCCCTGCATCATCATGATTCTCGTTTACATTAGAATCTACCAGATCGCCAAGAAGAGAACAAGGGTGCCCCCCAGCAAGAGAAACAACGATGAGGTTGACAGAAAGCAGAATGGCTTTATGGACAAGGACTGCCCCGAGAAACTGAATGGGGAAGAGGAGGACCCAGCTGGAGATCAGGAGATGGATGGAGAAGACTTAGAAGAGTCCTCTTCTTCTGACCACAACGTCAGTAACCCTTGCTCGATCAAGAAAAAGAGCAACAAGACACGGGGGAAGGCAAGGACCAAGCTGAGCCAGATCAAACCAGGGGATAACCTCCCCAAAAGGGAGGAAGAGCCAGCTGTGAAGGTGTCGCGGTGGAAAGGAAGGCAGAACAGAGAAAAGAGATTCACTTTCGTGCTTGCAGTGGTGATCGGGGTGTTTGTGGTTTGCTGGTTCCCCTTCTTCTTCACCTATAGCTTGACTGCCATCTGTCTCTCGTGCAACGTCCCCGAGACTCTGTTCAAGTTCTTCTTTTGGTTTGGGTACTGTAATAGCTCCCTCAATCCGGTTATATACACGATATTCAACCATGACTTCAGGAGGTCTTTCAAAAAGATCCTTTGCAAAGGAGACAGAAAGAGGgttgtttaa